The following coding sequences are from one Myxococcus stipitatus window:
- a CDS encoding M20/M25/M40 family metallo-hydrolase, which produces MPSHPWSWSLTALSLCLALPAPAWAKPSASEAREREAALLMGSVLGGTPMLEDLRSLVDEVGGRATGSDANRRSVEWALERFRAAGVPAKSEPFRMPALWLEEAARATVQGQGVRFSPRVAAMPFSAATPKGGQSAPLVDVGRGAEADFTRVGAKARGAFVLVETDELRDVDDLFREYEEAVGIEARAVAAGATGVVYMGSRPGNQLYRHNVSSGPKNTRPMLVMERDGALRAQRLLRAGKALSLSATLELKTGGPYEAHNVIGEIRGATKPDEVVVLGAHLDSWDLGGGALDNGANVAMLIDLARQMKRLGLVPARTIRFALWNGEEQGMYGSSGYVASHAAELDGHVMALSVDIGCGRINGFFTNGRPPLVPLVDQALAPAAGLGPFTQVDVPVVGTDNLDFMLQGVANLIANQESATYGPNYHARSDEFSQCDARTLRGNAAVVGALAWGFATMETRLPRQGRSEVEALMRATDLPQQMKSFNLWEEWESGARGRPQGRQVSPAPR; this is translated from the coding sequence ATGCCCTCACACCCCTGGTCCTGGAGTCTCACCGCGCTGTCCCTGTGTCTCGCCCTCCCCGCGCCCGCCTGGGCGAAGCCCTCCGCGTCCGAGGCGCGAGAGCGGGAGGCCGCCCTGTTGATGGGGAGCGTGCTGGGAGGCACGCCCATGTTGGAGGACCTGCGCTCGCTGGTGGACGAGGTCGGCGGGCGGGCCACGGGCTCGGACGCCAACCGCCGCTCGGTGGAGTGGGCGCTCGAGCGCTTCCGCGCCGCGGGCGTCCCCGCGAAGAGCGAGCCGTTCCGGATGCCCGCCCTCTGGCTGGAGGAGGCGGCCCGCGCGACGGTGCAGGGGCAGGGCGTGCGCTTCTCGCCCCGCGTCGCGGCGATGCCGTTCTCCGCCGCGACGCCGAAGGGAGGCCAGTCCGCGCCGCTCGTCGACGTGGGGCGCGGCGCGGAGGCGGACTTCACGCGGGTGGGGGCGAAGGCGCGCGGCGCGTTCGTGCTGGTGGAGACGGACGAGCTGCGGGACGTCGACGACCTCTTCCGGGAGTACGAAGAGGCGGTGGGAATCGAGGCGCGCGCGGTGGCCGCCGGGGCGACGGGCGTCGTCTACATGGGCAGCCGCCCCGGCAACCAGCTCTACCGCCACAACGTGTCCTCGGGCCCGAAGAACACCCGGCCCATGCTGGTGATGGAGCGCGACGGCGCCCTGCGCGCCCAGCGGCTGCTGCGCGCGGGCAAGGCGCTCTCGCTGAGCGCCACGCTGGAGCTCAAGACGGGCGGACCCTATGAGGCGCACAACGTCATCGGGGAGATTCGCGGCGCCACGAAGCCGGACGAGGTGGTGGTGCTGGGGGCGCACCTGGACAGCTGGGACCTGGGCGGCGGCGCGCTCGACAATGGCGCCAACGTGGCGATGCTCATCGACCTGGCCCGGCAGATGAAACGGCTGGGGCTGGTGCCCGCCCGCACCATCCGCTTCGCCCTGTGGAATGGAGAGGAGCAGGGCATGTACGGCTCCTCGGGCTACGTCGCCTCCCACGCCGCGGAGCTGGACGGGCACGTGATGGCGCTGTCGGTGGACATCGGCTGTGGCCGCATCAACGGCTTCTTCACCAATGGCCGGCCCCCGCTGGTGCCGCTGGTGGACCAGGCGCTCGCGCCCGCCGCGGGCCTGGGCCCCTTCACCCAGGTGGACGTCCCCGTGGTGGGCACCGACAACCTCGACTTCATGTTGCAGGGCGTCGCCAACCTCATCGCCAACCAGGAGTCCGCCACCTACGGCCCCAACTACCACGCGCGCTCCGACGAGTTCTCGCAGTGCGATGCCCGGACGCTGCGCGGCAACGCCGCCGTCGTCGGCGCGCTCGCCTGGGGCTTCGCCACCATGGAGACCCGCCTGCCCCGCCAGGGGCGCTCGGAGGTGGAGGCCCTCATGCGCGCCACCGACCTGCCCCAGCAGATGAAGTCCTTCAACCTCTGGGAGGAGTGGGAGTCCGGAGCCCGGGGCCGTCCCCAGGGGCGTCAGGTTTCACCCGCCCCACGCTGA
- a CDS encoding serine hydrolase domain-containing protein: protein MPRKSLVPSFLFLRLAFAPAIAVAGDGAESRQRSLSLQAPLTALAARPEVVRARASDPRTRERHEQVDALFAPWSRKSTPGCAVGISREGVLDYARGYGTANLEYDLPITPQSIFLAASISKQFTAFSIGLLAQEGKLSLGDDIRKHLPEMSSHGKTITIAHLLHHTNGLRDQDRLLALAGWRGDDLYTEADVLWALSRQRGVNFEPGTEVVYGNGAYTLLAVIVRRVSGKSLRVFADERIFEPLGMADTHFQEDHTEIVPRRASGYSPREGGAWRISFPNADHHGSTNLFTTVGDLLKWEQNLLDGRVGGKALVASLQTSGKLNDGTVIGYGGGLHLAEHRGLRTVGHDGMGGGYRTDAILFPDQRLAIVALCNGATIDASELTRKVAEVYLGDLLKNVLPPAVEVPEAELSALVGNYWSPLTDEVVRLEVKDGALYQVGVPTAFVPIGAGAFRPGESTHVWRFSAPAAQAPRELSIQDVWPTPRKFIRVSEPMPTGSALASFTGRYRGDEVDMTYTVRLVDGKLAIRWPRRDEVVLDAVGGDRFVGSLGTLTFTRAASGGVDGLTFSNRRLRRLRAERLGERLGPVHAGEPGLAR, encoded by the coding sequence ATGCCGCGCAAGTCGCTCGTGCCGTCGTTCCTGTTCCTCCGTCTGGCATTCGCCCCCGCCATCGCCGTCGCGGGCGACGGTGCCGAGTCTCGCCAGAGGTCGCTTTCGCTCCAGGCACCCCTCACCGCCCTGGCCGCGCGGCCCGAGGTCGTCCGAGCACGGGCCTCGGACCCCCGGACCCGTGAGCGCCACGAGCAGGTCGACGCCCTTTTCGCGCCATGGAGCCGCAAGAGCACGCCCGGCTGCGCCGTGGGAATCTCTCGCGAGGGCGTACTGGACTACGCGCGCGGCTACGGCACGGCGAACCTGGAGTACGACCTACCCATCACGCCACAGTCCATCTTCCTCGCCGCATCCATCTCCAAGCAGTTCACCGCATTTTCAATCGGGCTGCTGGCGCAAGAGGGCAAGCTGTCGCTGGGCGACGACATCCGTAAACACCTGCCGGAGATGTCCAGCCATGGAAAGACCATCACCATCGCGCACCTGCTCCACCACACCAACGGGCTGCGCGATCAGGACCGGCTGTTGGCCCTCGCCGGGTGGCGTGGCGACGACCTGTACACCGAAGCGGACGTTCTCTGGGCGTTGAGTCGGCAGCGCGGCGTGAACTTCGAGCCGGGCACCGAGGTGGTGTATGGCAATGGCGCGTACACGCTGCTGGCGGTGATCGTCCGGCGCGTTTCCGGCAAGTCGCTGCGGGTGTTCGCCGACGAGCGGATCTTCGAGCCGCTCGGCATGGCGGATACCCATTTCCAGGAGGACCACACCGAGATTGTCCCCCGGCGCGCATCGGGCTACAGCCCGCGCGAAGGCGGGGCATGGCGGATCAGCTTCCCCAATGCCGACCATCACGGCTCGACCAACCTGTTCACCACGGTCGGCGACCTGTTGAAGTGGGAGCAGAACCTGCTCGACGGGCGCGTCGGCGGGAAGGCGCTGGTCGCGTCGCTGCAGACCTCCGGCAAGCTGAACGATGGCACCGTCATCGGCTATGGCGGCGGCCTGCATCTCGCCGAACATCGCGGCCTGCGCACGGTGGGCCACGACGGCATGGGCGGTGGCTACCGCACGGACGCCATCCTCTTCCCGGACCAGCGGCTGGCCATCGTCGCGTTGTGCAACGGCGCCACCATCGACGCCTCGGAGCTCACGCGCAAGGTGGCGGAGGTCTATCTGGGTGATCTCCTGAAGAACGTGCTGCCGCCCGCGGTCGAAGTGCCGGAGGCGGAGCTGTCCGCGCTGGTCGGCAACTACTGGAGCCCTTTGACGGATGAAGTGGTGCGGTTGGAGGTCAAGGACGGAGCACTGTACCAGGTGGGCGTGCCCACGGCGTTCGTGCCTATCGGCGCGGGCGCGTTCCGTCCGGGGGAGTCGACGCATGTGTGGCGCTTCTCGGCGCCAGCGGCCCAGGCCCCGCGCGAGCTGAGCATCCAGGATGTCTGGCCGACCCCGCGGAAGTTCATCCGGGTGAGCGAGCCCATGCCCACGGGCTCGGCGCTGGCATCGTTCACCGGACGGTACCGCGGCGACGAGGTCGACATGACCTACACCGTGCGCCTCGTGGACGGGAAGCTGGCGATACGCTGGCCACGCCGGGACGAGGTCGTGCTGGACGCCGTTGGTGGGGACCGCTTCGTTGGCTCGCTCGGCACCCTCACGTTCACGCGGGCGGCTTCCGGTGGCGTCGATGGCTTGACCTTCAGCAACCGTCGCCTGCGCCGTCTGCGCGCGGAGAGACTCGGAGAGCGGCTCGGTCCGGTACACGCGGGCGAGCCCGGGCTTGCGCGCTGA
- a CDS encoding diiron oxygenase codes for MATELFELDLTDGPALPLHERASGHVAERYPWDSLEPSRYPTALVERARYSWTLRALNEFRSATVMGQLVQVMGEARVPLDLWSLAARFPAEEIHHVELCARMAMRLGGGTRLSYEPGAFAVAFDPSLTFLQRASELVVQVCCVGETLSFALLSGCLRATSHPLTRAVLTTLVQDEALHGRLGFLYLDWIAPDLDAAEKERLGRIARAALDAQAPLWEKLRSTTKDGVTSEGFLLEHVTELGWMESRDYITVSQETAETQVRAPLLRHGIRVP; via the coding sequence ATGGCCACCGAACTCTTCGAACTGGACCTGACGGATGGCCCCGCGCTGCCCCTGCACGAGCGGGCGTCGGGCCACGTGGCCGAGCGCTATCCCTGGGACTCGCTGGAGCCGTCGCGCTACCCGACGGCGCTGGTGGAGCGGGCCCGGTATTCGTGGACGCTGCGGGCGCTCAACGAGTTCCGCAGCGCGACGGTGATGGGGCAGCTGGTGCAGGTCATGGGCGAGGCGCGCGTGCCCCTGGACTTGTGGAGCCTGGCGGCGCGCTTCCCGGCGGAGGAGATCCACCACGTGGAGCTCTGTGCGCGGATGGCGATGCGGCTGGGAGGCGGCACGCGGCTGTCCTATGAGCCCGGGGCGTTCGCGGTGGCGTTCGACCCGTCGCTCACCTTCCTCCAGCGCGCCAGCGAGCTCGTCGTGCAGGTGTGCTGCGTGGGGGAGACGTTGTCCTTCGCGCTGTTGTCCGGCTGCCTTCGCGCGACGTCCCACCCGCTGACGCGCGCGGTGCTCACGACGCTGGTCCAGGACGAGGCGCTGCATGGGCGGCTGGGCTTCCTGTACCTGGATTGGATCGCCCCGGACCTGGACGCCGCGGAGAAGGAGCGGCTGGGGCGCATCGCGCGCGCGGCCCTGGATGCCCAGGCGCCGCTCTGGGAGAAGCTTCGCAGCACCACGAAGGACGGCGTCACCAGCGAGGGCTTCCTGCTGGAGCACGTGACGGAGCTGGGGTGGATGGAGTCCCGGGACTACATCACGGTGAGCCAGGAGACGGCGGAGACGCAAGTGCGGGCACCACTCCTGCGCCACGGCATCCGAGTCCCCTGA
- a CDS encoding Ig-like domain-containing protein, whose translation MRSRPAVPWSWGLCVTLALSLGACGVESLEEKARPPQAGVSQENDAALRHARPEASLTWDPYADAVASGTTATVLNASAALGAPDGQAATLLGLLNTALVLDLGQGEEGTGDLRVYYQGLSLALVAQVDFLKADGTFIGSSPLHLVELGLGTHIAVATYPGNVPYRYVRLRGTVLALYLVDAVETSLRAVCGDGAIDGSELCDDGNPRSGDGCSSTCEVEPGYTCTGEPSICDNNSAPTVEDVHATTPEDSPVGITIPAADPDGDVLSYSFTLPSHGVLTGTGASVTYTPNANFVGEDTFQVTVSDGKKQATATVSVTVTPVNDAPVATSASVTVNFNTSTPITLVATDVDGDALVFTATAPAHGTLSGTGAQLLYTPATDFQGEDQFTFTANDGTLTSNTATISITVRGPPVCGDGYLDSGEVCDDGNRVAGDGCRADCQGLEVCGDGLLDSVTGEQCDDGGTIPGDGCDAACQLDAFSNVPPTLISGTLNCTTANTNTGRKAAVDALGRFYAVMLCGGAVHVSVSVDRGHTWVGPTPLGITNAAEVAIEGGPTGVAYVAATSAGTLVFTRTVDAGTSWEAPRVLGSAANPTVSLDSRGDALYISVSRGNGVGVRVFRNFARGANDFSATDVDQNNAFFDVLVDKISGDVFSVSDDPSFRIRRSSDQGTTFGPQSSPPGQAYYSDWTGSNGFIYATGTFGDDNVDVIPMSAPGTSTQVPGLPTDIGPGSFRTIDADALGNAYIASQRQTGNVQLDRMLVGAATVLAADARTVGPGAAPAVAALPSNGGALVAFTNGTSVYASVVVY comes from the coding sequence ATGCGAAGCCGTCCTGCTGTGCCGTGGTCGTGGGGGCTGTGCGTGACGCTGGCCTTGTCGCTGGGGGCCTGTGGTGTCGAATCCCTGGAGGAGAAGGCCCGCCCTCCGCAAGCTGGGGTGTCGCAAGAGAACGACGCGGCGTTGCGGCATGCGCGTCCGGAAGCCTCGTTGACGTGGGATCCGTATGCGGACGCGGTGGCGTCGGGAACCACGGCCACGGTGCTCAACGCGAGCGCGGCGCTGGGCGCTCCGGACGGGCAGGCCGCGACCCTGCTGGGCTTGCTCAACACGGCGCTGGTATTGGACCTGGGTCAGGGAGAGGAAGGCACCGGTGACCTGCGCGTCTACTACCAGGGCCTGTCGTTGGCGCTGGTCGCCCAGGTGGACTTCCTGAAGGCGGATGGGACCTTCATCGGCTCCAGCCCGCTGCACCTGGTGGAGCTGGGCCTGGGGACACATATCGCGGTGGCGACGTACCCGGGGAACGTGCCCTATCGCTACGTTCGCCTGCGGGGCACGGTGCTCGCGCTCTACCTGGTGGACGCGGTGGAGACGTCGCTGCGGGCCGTCTGTGGTGATGGGGCGATCGACGGGTCCGAACTCTGTGACGATGGCAATCCGCGCTCCGGGGACGGCTGCAGCAGCACCTGCGAGGTGGAGCCGGGCTACACCTGCACGGGGGAGCCGAGCATTTGCGACAACAACTCGGCGCCCACCGTCGAGGACGTCCACGCGACCACCCCCGAGGACAGCCCGGTGGGCATCACCATTCCCGCGGCGGATCCGGACGGCGACGTCCTGTCCTACTCCTTCACCCTTCCCAGCCATGGAGTGCTCACGGGAACGGGGGCGTCGGTGACGTACACCCCGAACGCGAACTTCGTCGGAGAGGACACCTTCCAGGTCACGGTCTCCGACGGCAAGAAGCAGGCGACGGCCACCGTCTCGGTCACGGTGACGCCGGTCAACGACGCCCCCGTGGCGACCTCCGCGTCGGTGACGGTGAACTTCAACACGTCGACGCCCATCACGTTGGTGGCCACGGACGTGGATGGGGATGCGCTCGTGTTCACCGCGACGGCTCCCGCGCATGGAACGCTGTCCGGGACGGGTGCCCAGCTGCTCTATACGCCGGCCACGGACTTCCAGGGGGAGGACCAGTTCACCTTCACGGCCAACGACGGCACGCTGACCTCCAATACCGCCACGATCAGCATCACCGTCAGGGGGCCCCCTGTCTGCGGCGACGGCTACCTCGATTCGGGTGAGGTATGCGACGACGGCAACCGCGTCGCGGGGGACGGGTGCCGAGCGGACTGTCAGGGCCTGGAGGTGTGCGGAGACGGCCTGCTCGACAGCGTGACGGGAGAGCAATGCGACGACGGCGGCACGATTCCCGGGGATGGCTGCGACGCCGCGTGCCAGCTGGATGCCTTCTCGAACGTGCCCCCCACGCTCATCAGCGGGACGCTGAACTGCACCACGGCCAACACGAACACGGGGCGCAAGGCGGCGGTGGATGCGCTGGGCCGCTTCTACGCCGTCATGCTGTGCGGTGGCGCGGTCCATGTCAGCGTGAGCGTGGACCGTGGCCACACCTGGGTGGGCCCCACGCCCCTGGGCATCACCAACGCGGCGGAGGTCGCGATTGAAGGCGGCCCCACCGGAGTGGCGTATGTCGCGGCCACCAGCGCGGGCACGCTGGTCTTCACGCGGACCGTCGACGCCGGAACGAGCTGGGAGGCGCCACGGGTCCTCGGCTCGGCCGCCAACCCCACCGTCAGTCTGGATTCGAGAGGCGACGCCCTCTACATCTCCGTCTCGCGAGGCAACGGCGTGGGGGTCCGCGTCTTCCGGAACTTCGCGCGCGGCGCGAACGACTTCAGCGCGACGGACGTGGACCAGAACAACGCGTTCTTCGACGTCCTCGTGGACAAGATCAGCGGAGATGTCTTCTCGGTGAGCGACGACCCCTCCTTCCGCATCCGCCGCAGCAGTGACCAGGGAACCACCTTCGGCCCGCAGAGCTCCCCGCCGGGGCAGGCCTACTACTCGGACTGGACGGGCTCCAACGGCTTCATCTACGCCACGGGCACCTTCGGGGACGACAACGTCGACGTCATCCCGATGTCCGCGCCGGGGACCAGCACCCAGGTGCCAGGCCTGCCCACGGACATCGGTCCCGGTTCATTCCGGACGATTGACGCGGACGCGCTCGGCAACGCCTACATCGCCTCTCAGCGGCAGACGGGCAACGTCCAACTGGACCGGATGCTCGTGGGGGCCGCCACGGTTCTGGCCGCGGACGCCAGGACGGTGGGGCCAGGCGCCGCCCCAGCGGTCGCGGCGCTCCCATCGAACGGCGGCGCCCTGGTGGCCTTCACGAACGGCACCAGCGTCTACGCCTCCGTGGTGGTGTACTGA
- a CDS encoding PAS domain-containing protein, which translates to MHGRGASTTQADAIEGFTSEQAEFFLETLLGSAPIGLAFVDRSLRFIHVNEALARMNGIPRVAHLGRKVSEIVPELWPVVEPCYRQVLEQGRAVRDLELSGTTKKSPGQTRHFLTNYFPILNGAGEVQGVGLSVMETTEQKRAQQALRVNEQRYRSLVEASAQPVWTTDPRGQLLEPAPRWMAFTGQSHGAHLGLGWLDAIHPTDRARFVTEWRSTLATRTPYRGEIRLRHRDGAWRDVIVRGVPVMDDDGIVREWIATAEDVSVHRAAERELRQTTQALAASQERYRTFVAQSTEGIWRMEVDPPLDTRLPVAEQVEALIARGRIAETNEAMARMTGFESARDMVGATLRQLLDRTHGVREESVLGFVRDGYRGVDVESRQPDRDGIMRVRLANFIGVVENGRLLRIWGTQRDITEQAQAKEALEISRAQARQREQQLRVITDALPALVAYVDREERILFCNRAFETWFGVRPRDLVGRTVREAGGEAFHSLSRDWLRRALDGEHVTHETSFLLADGRRLHVQATYVPYQDGDGQVQGCVVLVNDITDRKRTEAEVEAQRARLYDVLMNAPAPIAILTGSEQTFSLVNPVYQQMSSGLDLRGMSLRALSEQSARARDYSEELARVYETGRRETLLEQPLIVDLDGAVEQHYFNIVYQPLRDARGEVDSVLSFALDVTEQVRARQKAEELAAHLRSQQSWLEAVLGLTPIPLVLVEPGSGRALFANQAAHQLAGGHFALDVPVQRYDTAYHVVDDDGRSVPNEQTPAARAAQGEALRRAPGTWMTPMGRREVLIDSEQLPAMHGHPSTIVLAIQDVTQLKEIELQLQEAVRLRDEFLTVASHELKTPLTPLQIKLQGLARAAMGSTSEGQLRQRVMRTAQNTSLQVRKLTALINDLLDVTQLTGAPLPLELGDVDLSEVVREVVRQFRTPAAQVDSELIVQAPGPVVGRWDRRRLEQVVRGLVSNAIKYGPGEPVLLRVERHSGVGRLTVRDRGIGIASQDLSRIFEKFGRAVSSRNYGGLGLGLFISRRIVEAHQGTIRAESRRGHGASFIVELPLAGPELRPPTAMH; encoded by the coding sequence GTGCACGGAAGAGGCGCCAGCACGACGCAGGCAGACGCCATCGAGGGCTTCACGTCCGAGCAGGCCGAGTTCTTCCTGGAGACCCTGCTGGGCTCGGCCCCCATCGGCCTCGCCTTCGTGGACCGCTCGCTGCGCTTCATCCACGTCAACGAAGCCTTGGCTCGGATGAATGGCATCCCGCGCGTGGCGCACCTGGGCCGGAAGGTGAGCGAAATCGTCCCGGAGCTGTGGCCCGTGGTGGAGCCCTGCTACCGGCAGGTGCTCGAGCAGGGGCGGGCCGTGCGCGACTTGGAGCTCTCGGGCACCACGAAGAAGTCCCCCGGCCAGACGCGGCACTTCCTCACCAACTACTTCCCCATCCTCAACGGCGCGGGCGAGGTGCAGGGCGTGGGATTGTCGGTGATGGAGACCACGGAGCAGAAGCGCGCCCAGCAGGCGTTGCGCGTGAACGAGCAGCGCTACCGCTCGCTCGTCGAGGCCAGCGCCCAGCCGGTCTGGACCACGGACCCGCGAGGCCAGCTGCTGGAGCCCGCGCCCAGGTGGATGGCCTTCACCGGACAGTCCCATGGGGCGCACCTCGGCCTGGGCTGGCTCGACGCCATCCACCCGACGGACCGGGCGCGCTTCGTCACCGAGTGGCGCTCCACGCTGGCGACGCGCACGCCCTACCGGGGAGAGATCCGCCTGCGGCATCGCGATGGGGCCTGGCGCGACGTCATCGTCCGGGGCGTCCCGGTGATGGACGACGACGGCATCGTCCGGGAGTGGATCGCCACCGCGGAGGACGTGTCCGTGCACAGGGCCGCCGAGCGCGAGCTGCGCCAGACGACGCAGGCCCTGGCGGCGAGCCAGGAGCGCTACCGCACCTTCGTCGCGCAGAGCACCGAGGGCATCTGGCGCATGGAGGTGGACCCGCCGCTGGACACGCGGCTGCCGGTCGCCGAGCAGGTGGAGGCGCTCATCGCGCGGGGCCGCATCGCCGAGACCAACGAGGCCATGGCCCGGATGACGGGCTTCGAGTCCGCGCGGGACATGGTGGGGGCGACGCTGCGCCAGCTGCTCGACCGGACCCATGGCGTCCGGGAGGAAAGCGTCCTCGGCTTCGTGCGTGACGGGTACCGCGGGGTGGACGTCGAGAGCCGCCAGCCGGACCGGGACGGCATCATGCGCGTGCGCCTGGCCAACTTCATCGGCGTGGTGGAGAACGGGCGGCTCTTGCGCATCTGGGGGACCCAGCGGGACATCACCGAGCAGGCCCAGGCCAAGGAGGCCCTCGAAATCAGCCGGGCCCAGGCCCGCCAGCGGGAACAGCAGCTGCGCGTCATCACCGACGCCCTCCCCGCCCTGGTCGCCTACGTCGACCGCGAGGAGCGCATCCTCTTCTGCAACCGCGCCTTCGAGACGTGGTTCGGCGTGCGGCCCCGGGACCTGGTGGGCAGGACGGTGCGCGAGGCCGGCGGCGAGGCATTCCACTCCTTGTCGCGCGACTGGCTGCGCAGGGCCCTGGACGGAGAGCACGTCACCCACGAGACGTCGTTCCTCCTCGCGGATGGGCGGCGACTCCACGTCCAGGCCACCTACGTGCCCTACCAGGATGGCGACGGCCAGGTGCAGGGCTGCGTCGTCCTCGTCAACGACATCACGGACCGCAAGCGCACGGAGGCGGAGGTCGAGGCCCAGCGAGCCCGGCTCTACGACGTGTTGATGAACGCGCCCGCCCCCATCGCCATCCTCACCGGCAGCGAGCAGACGTTCTCCCTGGTCAACCCCGTCTACCAGCAGATGTCCAGTGGCCTGGACCTGCGGGGCATGTCGCTGCGTGCCCTCTCGGAGCAGAGCGCCCGGGCACGGGACTACTCCGAGGAACTGGCGCGCGTCTACGAGACAGGCAGACGGGAAACGCTCCTGGAGCAGCCGCTGATCGTGGACCTCGACGGCGCGGTGGAGCAGCACTACTTCAACATCGTCTACCAGCCCCTGCGGGACGCCCGGGGAGAGGTGGACTCCGTGCTGTCCTTCGCGCTGGACGTGACCGAGCAGGTGCGCGCGCGACAGAAGGCGGAGGAGCTCGCGGCCCATCTGCGCAGCCAGCAGAGCTGGCTGGAGGCGGTGCTCGGTCTCACCCCCATCCCGCTCGTCCTCGTGGAGCCCGGGAGCGGCAGGGCCTTGTTCGCCAACCAGGCCGCGCACCAGCTGGCCGGAGGACACTTCGCGCTGGACGTGCCGGTGCAGCGCTACGACACGGCCTATCACGTGGTCGACGATGACGGCCGGTCCGTCCCCAACGAGCAGACCCCGGCCGCGCGCGCGGCCCAGGGCGAGGCCTTGCGGCGGGCGCCGGGCACGTGGATGACGCCCATGGGGCGCCGGGAGGTGCTCATCGACTCCGAGCAGCTCCCGGCGATGCACGGGCACCCCTCGACCATCGTGCTCGCCATCCAGGACGTGACGCAGCTCAAGGAAATCGAGCTCCAGCTCCAGGAGGCCGTGCGCCTGCGCGACGAGTTCCTCACCGTCGCCTCCCATGAGCTGAAGACGCCGCTGACGCCGCTTCAAATCAAGCTGCAGGGGCTGGCCCGCGCGGCGATGGGGTCGACGTCGGAGGGACAGCTGCGTCAACGGGTGATGCGCACGGCGCAGAACACGTCGCTCCAGGTGCGCAAGCTGACCGCGCTCATCAACGACCTCTTGGACGTGACGCAGCTGACGGGCGCGCCCCTGCCGCTGGAGCTGGGCGACGTGGACCTGAGCGAGGTGGTTCGCGAGGTGGTACGGCAGTTCCGAACGCCCGCGGCGCAGGTCGACAGCGAGCTCATCGTCCAGGCTCCGGGGCCCGTGGTGGGCCGGTGGGATCGCCGGAGGTTGGAGCAGGTCGTGCGGGGGCTGGTGTCGAACGCCATCAAGTACGGCCCCGGGGAGCCGGTGCTGCTGCGCGTGGAGCGGCACTCCGGCGTGGGGCGGCTGACCGTCCGGGACCGGGGCATCGGCATCGCCAGTCAGGACCTGTCCCGCATCTTCGAGAAGTTCGGGCGCGCCGTCTCGTCCCGGAACTACGGAGGCTTGGGGTTGGGCCTGTTCATCAGCCGCCGCATCGTGGAGGCCCATCAGGGGACCATCCGAGCGGAGAGTCGACGCGGCCACGGCGCGTCGTTCATCGTCGAGCTGCCGCTCGCCGGCCCCGAGCTCCGGCCGCCCACGGCCATGCACTGA